The nucleotide window GCGCCGTGGTCGAACAAGCGATGCTCGATGCGGCAGACAATCCCAATGCGAACGACGATGCGGCGGAGCCGTCGTTGAAGGTCGCGGGGTGAGCACTCAACAGCGGCTACCTTCGAAATGCCGCCGCGTGACCCGTTTCGATCATTCTATTTAATTCGTCAGTACTGACGAGTCTCGCCGCCTGCTCGTTCTCGGCCTGAGCGTTCGTATCCGACAAGAGTGTGTTGTCCGTGCAAATGCACACCCGGATGCCGCGCGCGGCCCACTTCGGCAGCGGGTGCAATTCAGCTTCGCTCACCGCTCCCGTGTGGACATTGCTGGTCACGCACGCCTCGACCACGATTCCCTGAGCGAGAACCGTATCCACGAGCTTGGAGTCATCCAGCAACGTCGTCGCGTGCCCGAGCCGATTGGGACGCAGCGCCCTCACCGCATTGGCGATCTCCATCGCGGGTCGGCCTTCACCACTGTGGACAGTCCTGCCCAATCCAATGTCGGCCGCGCGCTTGAACGCTGGCGTGTATTCCTCAATCGGGAAGTTCATCATCGCGGGGCTCCCAGCGATGTCGATGCCCACGACGGACTTGCGCGTGCTCGCGCACGAGACGAGCCGATTGAGCAGCTCGGGAGGCTCGCCATAGAGGCCGCACAGGATCAGTCCCGCGCGTCCGGCGACACCGGACGTCGCGGCATCCACGATCTCTTCCATCGGCGCGCCACAGTGAAGCTGCGGAGCGAATCGAATCTCCAGCGTTGTGACGCCATCGCGGAGCGCGTCCT belongs to Deltaproteobacteria bacterium and includes:
- a CDS encoding amidohydrolase family protein, with the protein product MSGFADLHRHLDGSLRKSTLLELADRNGMQVPRDLAFRKGIGLEAALERFALVLSLIQNPREVERVAAEICEDALRDGVTTLEIRFAPQLHCGAPMEEIVDAATSGVAGRAGLILCGLYGEPPELLNRLVSCASTRKSVVGIDIAGSPAMMNFPIEEYTPAFKRAADIGLGRTVHSGEGRPAMEIANAVRALRPNRLGHATTLLDDSKLVDTVLAQGIVVEACVTSNVHTGAVSEAELHPLPKWAARGIRVCICTDNTLLSDTNAQAENEQAARLVSTDELNRMIETGHAAAFRR